One genomic window of Osmia bicornis bicornis chromosome 3, iOsmBic2.1, whole genome shotgun sequence includes the following:
- the LOC114872202 gene encoding ankyrin-2-like isoform X3: protein MCFIFLFMSYNCSLIYVEFFDTQVATILVDNNASLKATTKNGFTPLHIAAKYGNMSVAKILLQRDSKLDAQGKNDITPLHLACHYDHPNVANLLLEKGASPHVASQNGHTPLHIAARKNQMDIASTLLENGANANAESKAGFTPLHLSAQKGHYDMTNLLIEHGANPNHRSKNGLSALHLCAQEDFIKVASILVKNGANVESETETGYRPIHIAAHFGNLSMIRFLLKHNANIDVRTNQNYTPLHQAAQQGHAHVVTALLEGNASHKAKTKDGLTALNIAQKLGYISVTEVLKGLSYDTLTPDNKNWDEKYKVIAPESLQETSFMSDSDDEGGSDTLINEQPYRYLTADLMKSLRDDSLPIDVTRDDPIHRQENFDTDGINLGRLHFRSFLVSFLVDARGGAMKGCRHSGVRIIVPPRKATMPIRVTCRLIKPSKVTNPPPLMEGEALATRIIEMGPIGATFLGPVLIDIPHFASIRGKEREIIILRSENGETWKEHDNSVDNDDTLLNTPYDPQMSASHSGRITRIITSDFPQYFAIVTRIKQEVHVIGSEGGILISSVANHVQAVFPPGALTKKIKVGLQAHVIPAELTAKLLGNCVAVSPVITIEPRRRKFHKPITLTIPVPQAANKGMINQYGGETPTLRLLCSIAGGTSESQWEDVTGSTPLTFMNDRVSFTTTVSARFWLMDCQNISAVPKMATELYEESLFVPYITNFVIYSKRMDILEATLRILCMTDGKEGIHTLERQEEFVEIVKSRDVEVLDGKDLYIEFSGNLVPVTKSGVQLKFTFKAFRQNRLSFHVKVKDPLSDPVARMLFMKEPKVAKGEPPQQPICVLNIVLPEITTKLEIQQKSKDYEDSNIISQKWDSYESKYKKEEKEKSDEPKDTSPSEKKFITDTLEKERTDAVTIHESLAQKAASFLESVDASYPSKVVGQEQDLSPSVERQTYFEKRKFWEDISRKRESYQRSESEVSRSSQLTINESETEYGHSGVTEDMAEIGPQVESSETMEDLNVPDISECSVAEKAQYFEEQIQKETTKLPSKLQQQDSLKSDKEKLTKTKVSDKEKEDKDEKHTMELKEVEKMEERKEIISSHQVQMESVKRELEKWVAKEEQYESKVITDDVAMDVSKKELIKEKRDYVESDEAVTEKVDEPEILKKDTESLQEKKDVKKVEKDAQQTVGIQQEIVEKERKSVEEKQTEATEATESIKESVKEKEEKEDFKKMEEFVTKITQQQEDIGKEQKQKEELVIEAAESRKESIRQKEEEKDSKKVEKSVTKVAEKQKSLKKEQKEEIVVKSTESIKEKEEEKEDSREVKEPVTKVIKKQESMKEKEEKEEDTRKVEFVAEQKEKETFVKEAVESIKEKEEETEALSKVEESVTKVTVQQEQQQQKEEKEFLTETTVQQEDVSKKQKEVEIEEKRGPEIIKEEEKPQKPIIEEKQKQIKIIEEMKVKAPEGIKTTDVVTEKTNARRVITEQTTIIYKVQQDGTLLEEKVTKSVQIEGEGGRLVQLPEERIKTISEEWQDVQSAEVKKELEKLLERKEKMDIGVKKETEKIEQEAKIEKLEEVPCVSELITKEDSQLKEEEKPLSEIEPKHTKKEFESRIPISMAKMDKDKVQKEKQKSPTEPKSLSRSPSDKDSNGEKEDVVSPSKKKEFESRIPKRITDVKSTSEKAGKKEAHVKKESETITITEKKSSEEVTSKLEEHLTTKTETQTFAKTFTDPREAFKMFEDKDIGKNEFAVVTSKVDHKVSSTLEEKEVVSSEISSGTDRVITLEEKERVEKKKSSESQLKKESPTETLEEKTSKREELDKTAIQKMSMNVTDTKEIIDAAASESRVEMKNEEIIKKLSDKEGITTREVGSTISRESDADVAIRIKKDVSGKIDDKGDAQTIMEKLKPETEKRSTPVDLGQVETLVQGESYKESKESFDVTRFEPSEKARKDEDSKEDEKKSVKIESLEEQQRRKFKEIEARTIAETLIQSIESEIETKSAADLKAELLNKGYLEQIMSDEKLADDLTRKFESIMKKTEREDSRSIPEESHSKDSTRESISEDITRDEESSSNEKESLPLSSSQAKLQDRDITMSPSSISEQIDFEETIDVDTNESEGVSKATSSLQFEKERSELPRDSRSEASFPHDKIVSEISGARVLEILEPGGDVRSREDSVDVPSLEMDEQKISEQTTSRGIPSLRESAEMDSFERLVQERDITISPSTVSEDTNVDYSLVHELSLSAAMQKDYEPVSTKRTDSFEIESPPMVSPKPKVRGLEIKPVDWMIGDEKIEISETLEPSQIFDQELEAYETMKKKERLTSQDGSTDHEQESATKSSEDVSVIEPTKETVSEVRVASKNGKFTVITVTEQDFDNELVENKLDVSCQELVDTLQREYDAKTPIKEYVESMEEERKSSEEERKSSEEERKSSEEERKSSEGEKKSIEEERKFSEGEKKSSEEERKSSEEERKSSEEERKSSEGEKKSVEEERKFSEGEKKSSEEERKSSEGEKKSVEEERKFSEGEKKSSEEERKSREEEKSNEEERKSSEEEKKSSEKVTVEPERRERRSSLTVPSELHIEKPSEPMKEEERIAIEDKMKARESVETKLEKSSKDEGKAEEKATEPEKTQEEEPERTIRVGDALKEWTEAYLSKMKPSGDDYKRHMEKSNEKHEKPGRSIVPSDTCAFKIKKDDRNVDLSARYAITVLDQVVKKEIDEVKESLEAAKQDLIEELNENSETVIQIKDSPSEFQFKLQPESIPNDLPFLYKSPYPEQTFEPEAEPVDTRYSPVDKTVSDDAAPRTKDVVESKADVEESGSSSIEEPVPVGKEETLVKIEKSDTETAITVQEEPKDEEEEYRSPVPASRSGSDVDNKDESSSLALPRPVLRRRQKPGRSSKRVVTSESEADLGSSSGESSNYQSCDYEIGSGSRPSSSDVEAFQSCGVPSATASEYETAAMSIEHSSASRPTSQEYHTAATTMSSRESMKSLASFSSGHLGSIDSTSELSETLVPSEADVEKEEVEENLKGEVDEEHTDRSDSSGSDIPMDEPMDKLEGNVPCRMKRSSEMIFPQMMEDAEMEAEEEDAKGVDFATSTATSTPGALQSVDIMTSRVSEDGVQSVCTQVISVQAPTEETASSLTKVATEISEMEITEKDSEAQAESEFFNQKSIAEGVTSESPEMSVQTATPSSMIQQASMSTSSTSGASIETVIGKEKSDRHSPDSDSFEMIDKPDIIDDFVVVEEVGREAEEYDSEGKSICISAMPQTSSKHYDRDLENLISKEKEDPQASVVKVSKNNELFDFESEESPPQVSNDDQYSQSYSDEEQYEGGKKWIEMQFHADTRVYDIEYDRGPLEDIKEEEITDFEAGSSRFGSLGSHKESIGSVGSMRGSLGSTPDYDVLAGKKYFTRPTDHDNVSLSSLQEFEHLESTVAAENAKKFQCGSHDSVNNGSLPRRYTASKSGHGDDISLSSLKDFEGLEKACREAHLIEMRAREEEDLLEHESPENKYKLESLVRTRVDTSAAGSFNASASGSDDYEKRIKEIDEIIRIAQSNVEKFDRQDDTTDDISQIEIMDVEKTETQAAAQVAPKQETPEAVPLQKDTNIMETSTDSLELEDNTDKKHHPLCRSSDSLEMKTTLDYPSLSSDSLNNVRDAKETQSDMVGQPSIVRRISSDSLDMPLLDQPEAEARGRSNEDDRPDDVVSDNSLEQRSERTETDATSDKKRTASSTDT from the exons atgtgttttatatttttatttatgagtTATAATTGTAGCCTTATTTATGTTGAATTTTTTGACACACAGGTTGCAACTATTCTAGTGGATAATAATGCCTCTCTTAAGGCGACCACTAAAAATGGTTTTACCCCTTTACATATCGCAGCTAAATACGGCAATATGAGCGTTGCAAAGATACTTTTACAAAGAGATAGCAAATTAGATGCCCAAGGAAAG AATGATATTACACCGTTACATTTGGCATGCCACTATGATCATCCAAATGTTGCAAATCTTTTGTTAGAGAAAGGAGCATCTCCCCATGTTGCTTCTCAAAATGGACATACTCCCTTACATATTGCTGCTCGTAAGAACCAG atgGACATTGCTTCCACTTTATTAGAGAATGGAGCAAATGCAAATGCCGAATCTAAGGCTGGATTTACACCACTGCATCTGAGTGCACAAAAAGGACATTATGATATGACAAATTTGTTAATTGAACATGGAGCTAATCCAAATCACAGGTCAAAG AATGGTCTATCCGCGTTGCATCTGTGCGCCCAAGAGGATTTTATTAAAGTAGCATCAATTCTTGTGAAAAACGGCGCAAACGTGGAAAGTGAGACCGAAACTGGTTACCGGCCGATACATATTGCAGCGCATTTTGGAAATCTTTCTATGATCCGATTTCTTTTGAAACACAATGCGAACATTGATGTGAGAACTAATCAGAACTATACTCCACTTCACCAGGCTGCCCAACAGGGCCATGCTCATGTAGTTACTGCTCTATTAGAAGGGAATGCCTCCCATAAAGCAAAGACTAAG GATGGTTTGACTGCTTTAAATATAGCTCAAAAATTGGGATACATATCTGTTACGGAAGTACTGAAAGGATTGTCTTACGATACGTTAACAcctgataataaaaattgggACGAGAAGTACAAAGTTATTGCACCTGAAAGTTTGCAAGAAACCAGTTTTATGTCCGACTCAGATGACGAAGGAG GTTCAGACACTTTAATTAACGAACAACCATATCGGTATCTGACAGCAGATTTAATGAAAAGTTTAAGGGATGATTCGTTGCCTATTGACGTTACACGAGACGATCCAATACATAGACAAG AAAACTTTGATACTGACGGAATTAATTTGGG cCGATTGCATTTCCGATC ATTTTTAGTAAGCTTTCTGGTGGATGCACGCGGAGGTGCTATGAAGGGATGTAGACACAGTGGTGTACGCATTATTGTACCGCCACGTAAAGCAACAATGCCGATTCGAGTTACCTGtagattaataaaacctaGTAAAGTTACAAATCCTCCTCCTTTAATGGAGGGAGAGGCGTTGGCAACTCGTATCATAGAGATGGGACCAATTGGTGCAACATTCCTAGG GCCTGTTTTAATCGATATACCACATTTTGCATCTATTCGAGGCAAGGAAAGGGAGATCATTATTCTTAGAAGCGAGAATGGAGAAACATGGAAGGAGCATGACAATTCTGTTGACAATGACGATACATTGTTAAACACACCATACG ATCCACAAATGAGTGCTTCTCATTCTGGCAGGATTACTCGAATAATAACTTCGGATTTCCCTCAATATTTTGCTATTGTGACAAGAATAAAACAAGAAGTTCATGTCATTGGTTCCGAGGGTGGAATTTTAATATCCAGTGTAGCTAATCACGTCCAAGCAGTTTTCCCACCAGGAGCTCTgacaaagaaaattaaagttGGATTGCAG GCACATGTAATTCCTGCAGAACTTACAGCAAAACTACTCGGCAATTGCGTGGCCGTTTCTCCAGTGATAACAATTGAACCAAGAAGACGAAAATTCCATAAACCGATTACATTGACGATACCAGTACCGCAAGCTGCTAATAAAGGAATGATAAATCAATATGGGGGTGAAACACCAACGTTACGTCTTTTGTGTAGTATTGCAG GTGGAACAAGTGAATCACAATGGGAGGATGTTACCGGATCAACGCCACTAACTTTCATGAACGATAGAGTATCCTTCACAACAACTGTCTCTGCTCGGTTTTGGTTGATGGATTGCCAAAATATAAGCGCCGTTCCAAAAATGGCTACAGAATTATACGAAGAGTCACTATTTGTACCATATATTACAAA TTTCGTGATCTATTCAAAACGAATGGACATCCTTGAAGCTACATTAAGAATACTGTGTATGACCGATGGAAAAGAAGGAATTCACACGTTGGAGAGGCAAGAGGAATTCGTCGAAATTGTTAAAAGCCGTGACGTTGAA GTACTCGATGGGAAGGATCTTTACATTGAATTTAGTGGAAATTTGGTACCCGTAACAAAATCAGGCGTACAATTAAAGTTCACGTTCAAAGCCTTCCGTCAGAATCGTTTATCTTTCCACGTGAAAGTAAAGGACCCGTTATCAGACCCCGTAGCGAGGATGCTGTTCATGAAGGAGCCGAAGGTTGCTAAAGGAGAACCACCTCAGCAACCAATTTGCGTCTTAAACATTGTTCTTCCAGAGATTACAACTAAACTTGAAATTCAGCAAAAATCTAAAG atTACGAAGATTCAAACATCATTAGCCAAAAATGGGATTCTTACGAATCGAAATAcaagaaggaagagaaagagaaaagcgACGAGCCGAAGGATACCTCCCCTTcggaaaagaaatttattaccgACACCTTGGAAAAAGAACGAACAG ATGCTGTCACTATCCACGAATCCCTTGCGCAAAAAGCGGCTTCTTTCCTAGAATCTGTAGATGCTAGTTATCCCAGTAAAGTAGTCGGCCAAGAGCAGGATTTGTCGCCGAGTGTCGAGAGGCAAACGTATTTCGAGAAGAGGAAGTTCTGGGAGGACATATCAAGAAAGCGTGAGAGTTACCAACGATCCGAATCGGAAGTGTCGAGATCCTCGCAGTTGACCATCAACGAAAGTGAAACCGAGTATGGTCACAGCGGTGTCACAGAGGACATGGCAGAGATTGGTCCTCAAGTCGAAAGCTCCGAGACGATGGAAGATTTAAACGTGCCAGACATTTCAGAATGTTCGGTGGCGGAGAAAGCACAATATTTTGAGGAGCAGATACAGAAAGAAACGACGAAGCTTCCGTCTAAATTGCAGCAACAAGATTCTTTGAAATCTGACAAAGAGAAACTGACAAAGACTAAGGTGAGtgataaagaaaaagaggacAAAGACGAGAAGCATACGATGGAACTGAAGGAGGTTGAAAAGAtggaagaaaggaaagagatTATCAGCTCCCATCAAGTACAGATGGAGAGTGTGAAGAGAGAGTTGGAGAAATGGGTTGCCAAAGAAGAACAATATGAGAGTAAGGTAATTACCGATGATGTTGCAATGGATGTTTCCAAAAAAGAATTGATTAAGGAGAAACGGGATTACGTGGAATCCGATGAAGCTGTGACAGAAAAGGTGGATGAACCTGAAATACTGAAGAAAGATACTGAGAGTTTACAAGAGAAGAAAGATGTGAAGAAAGTAGAGAAAGATGCGCAACAAACTGTAGGTATACAGCAAGAAATTGTAGAGAAAGAACGAAAATCTgtagaagagaagcaaacagaGGCAACAGAGGCAACAGAAAGTATAAAAGAAAgtgtaaaagagaaagaagaaaaagaggactTCAAAAAAATGGAAGAATTTGTTACAAAGATAACTCAGCAGCAAGAAGATATAGGGAAAGaacaaaaacaaaaggaaGAACTGGTGATAGAAGCAGCAGAAAGTAGAAAAGAAAGCATCAgacaaaaagaagaagaaaaggattCAAAAAAAGTGGAAAAATCTGTTACAAAAGTGGCTGAGAAACAAAAAAGTTTAAAGAAAGAGCAAAAGGAAGAAATTGTGGTTAAGTCAACAGAAAgtataaaagagaaagaagaagagaaagaggattCCAGAGAAGTGAAAGAACCTGTTACAAAGGTAATTAAGAAACAAGAGAGtatgaaagagaaagaagaaaaagaagaggacaCAAGAAAAGTAGAATTTGTGGcagaacaaaaagaaaaagaaacatttgtGAAAGAAGCAGTAGAAAgtataaaagagaaagaagaagaaactgaGGCTTTAAGCAAAGTGGAAGAATCTGTTACAAAGGTGACTGTGCAACAAGAACAGCAGCaacaaaaagaagagaaagaatttCTGACAGAAACAACTGTCCAACAAGAGGATGtgtcaaagaaacaaaaagaagTTGAAATTGAAGAGAAAAGAGGGCCAGAGATAAtcaaagaggaagaaaaaccACAAAAACCTATTATAGAAGAAAAACAGAaacagataaaaataatagaagaaaTGAAAGTCAAAGCACCTGAAGGAATAAAAACGACAGACGTCGTTACAGAGAAGACAAACGCAAGAAGGGTAATAACCGAACAAACCACTATTATTTATAAGGTACAACAGGATGGCACATTGTTAGAAGAAAAAGTAACGAAATCAGTTCAAATAGAAGGCGAAGGAGGCAGATTGGTTCAACTTCCTGAAGAGAGGATAAAAACAATTTCTGAAGAATGGCAGGATGTACAATCCGCAGAAGTTAAAAAAGAACTAGAAAAGCTACtggagagaaaggaaaagatgGATATAGgcgttaaaaaagaaacggaaaaaatTGAACAGGAAGCaaagattgaaaaattagaagaagTACCTTGCGTCTCTGAATTGATTACAAAAGAAGACTCACAACTCAAGGAAGAAGAGAAGCCATTGTCAGAGATTGAACCAAAACACACAAAGAAGGAATTCGAGTCTCGTATTCCAATTTCAATGGCAAAGATGGACAAAGACAAGGTTCAAAAAGAAAAGCAGAAATCTCCAACGGAGCCGAAATCTCTGAGCAGATCACCGAGCGACAAAGATTCAAACGGCGAGAAAGAAGATGTCGTTTCTCCgagtaaaaagaaagaattcgAGTCTCGAATTCCGAAACGCATCACAGACGTAAAGTCGACGTCGGAAAAGGCAGGGAAAAAGGAGGCGCACGTTAAAAAGGAGAGCGAAACGATCACAATAACGGAAAAGAAGTCGAGCGAGGAGGTGACGTCAAAATTGGAGGAGCATTTGACAACAAAAACCGAAACGCAAACCTTCGCAAAAACTTTCACTGATCCTCGAGAAGCATTTAAAATGTTCGAGGACAAAGACATTGGAAAGAATGAATTCGCGGTAGTCACATCAAAAGTGGATCACAAAGTTTCCAGCACGTTGGAAGAAAAGGAAGTGGTGTCCTCGGAGATCTCCAGCGGCACTGACAGGGTTATCACTTTGGAGGAAAAGGAACGAgtagagaaaaagaaatcctCTGAATcgcaattaaaaaaagaatctcCCACAGAAACGTTGGAAGAGAAAACGAGCAAACGCGAGGAGTTAGATAAAACGGCGATTCAAAAGATGTCGATGAACGTAACAGACACGAAAGAGATTATAGACGCGGCCGCTTCCGAGTCCAGGGTGGAAATGAAGAACGaggaaataattaagaaattatcgGATAAAGAAGGAATTACTACTCGCGAGGTAGGTAGCACGATATCGAGAGAAAGCGACGCAGATGTGGCTATTAGAATAAAGAAGGACGTTTCGGGAAAGATCGACGACAAAGGCGACGCGCAGACAataatggaaaaattgaaaccgGAAACGGAGAAAAGATCGACTCCCGTGGATTTGGGCCAGGTAGAGACACTCGTTCAAGGAGAATCTTATAAAGAGAGCAAAGAGAGTTTCGATGTTACTCGATTCGAACCAAGCGAAAAAGCACGAAAAGACGAAGATTCGAAAGAAGATGAGAAGAAAAGTGTGAAGATAGAAAGTTTAGAGGAGCAACAGCGCCGGAAGTTTAAAGAGATCGAAGCTCGTACTATAGCGGAAACTCTGATCCAATCAATCGAAAGCGAGATAGAAACAAAATCCGCTGCGGATTTAAAAGCGGAATTATTAAACAAAGGATATCTTGAACAGATAATGAGCGACGAAAAGCTGGCGGACGATCTGACGCGTAAATTCGAGAGTATAATGAAGAAAACGGAGAGGGAGGACTCGAGATCGATACCGGAAGAGTCTCACTCTAAAGACTCCACCAGAGAGAGTATAAGCGAGGACATCACTAGAGACGAAGAGTCGTCttcaaatgaaaaagaaagtttaCCTTTATCCTCGTCTCAGGCGAAATTACAGGACAGAGACATTACCATGAGTCCCAGTAGTATATCCGAGCAGATAGACTTCGAGGAGACGATCGACGTCGACACGAATGAATCGGAGGGCGTGTCTAAAGCCACTTCGAGCCTGCAATTCGAGAAAGAGCGATCCGAATTGCCGAGGGATTCCCGTAGCGAGGCTAGTTTTCCCCACGATAAAATTGTGTCTGAAATTTCAGGCGCTAGGGTGCTGGAAATCCTGGAGCCGGGTGGCGACGTACGGTCCAGGGAAGACTCGGTGGACGTGCCTTCGCTGGAGATGGACGAACAGAAAATCTCCGAACAGACCACCAGCCGGGGTATACCGTCCCTTAGGGAGAGCGCGGAAATGGATTCGTTCGAGAGATTGGTCCAAGAGCGGGACATAACCATAAGTCCCAGCACCGTCTCCGAGGACACTAACGTAGATTACTCTTTGGTCCATGAGCTATCTCTCTCTGCGGCTATGCAAAAGGACTACGAACCGGTAAGTACGAAGAGGACGGACAGTTTCGAGATCGAGAGCCCCCCGATGGTTTCGCCTAAGCCGAAGGTGCGGGGGCTGGAGATCAAGCCTGTCGATTGGATGATCGGGGACGAGAAGATAGAAATATCCGAGACGCTCGAGCCGTCTCAGATATTCGATCAGGAGCTGGAGGCGTACGAGAcgatgaagaagaaggagCGTTTGACGTCCCAGGATGGATCCACCGACCATGAGCAGGAATCGGCTACCAAGTCCTCCGAGGACGTAAGTGTGATTGAGCCGACAAAGGAGACTGTGTCCGAGGTTCGGGTGGCCAGcaaaaatggtaaatttaCGGTTATCACCGTCACTGAACAAGACTTTGATAACGAGTTGGTGGAAAACAAACTGGACGTCAGCTGCCAGGAGTTGGTGGATACACTGCAGCGCGAGTACGACGCGAAGACGCCGATCAAAGAGTATGTGGAGAGTATGGAGGAGGAGAGGAAGTCTAGCGAAGAGGAGAGGAAGTCTAGCGAAGAGGAGAGAAAGTCTAGCGAAGAAGAGAGGAAGTCTAGCGAAGGAGAGAAGAAGTCTAtcgaagaagagagaaaattTAGCGAAGGAGAGAAGAAGTCTAGCGAAGAGGAGAGGAAATCTAGCGAGGAAGAGAGAAAGTCTAGCGAAGAGGAGAGGAAGTCTAGCGAAGGAGAGAAGAAGTCTGtcgaagaagagagaaagttTAGCGAAGGAGAAAAGAAGTCTAGCGAAGAGGAGAGGAAGTCTAGCGAAGGAGAGAAGAAGTCTGtcgaagaagagagaaagttTAGCGAAGGAGAGAAGAAGTCTAGCGAAGAGGAGAGGAAATCTCGCGAAGAAGAGAAGTCTAACGAAGAGGAGAGGAAGTCTAgcgaagaagagaagaagtcTAGCGAAAAAGTCACTGTGGAGCCTGAGAGAAGGGAGAGACGTAGTAGTTTAACCGTTCCCAGTGAACTGCATATCGAGAAACCTTCAGAACCAATGAAGGAGGAGGAGAGGATAGCTATTGAGGATAAAATGAAAGCTAGGGAAAGCGTTGAAACCAAATTGGAAAAATCGTCCAAGGACGAGGGAAAAGCTGAAGAAAAGGCAACGGAGCCTGAAAAGACCCAAGAAGAAGAACCTGAAAGAACTATTCGCGTTGGCGATGCTTTGAAAGAATGGACAGAGGCTTACCTGTCGAAGATGAAGCCTTCTGGTGACGACTATAAGAGACACATGGAGAAAAGCAATGAGAAACACGAGAAACCTGGAAGATCTATAGTTCCTTCCGACACTTGTGcctttaaaataaagaaagacgATCGTAACGTCGATTTAAGCGCCCGGTACGCTATAACAGTCCTAGACCAGGTAGTTAAGAAGGAGATCGACGAGGTGAAGGAATCTCTGGAGGCGGCTAAGCAGGATCTGATAGAGGAGTTGAACGAGAATAGCGAAACTGTGATTCAAATAAAAGACTCACCGTCGGAGTTCCAGTTTAAATTACAACCGGAATCGATTCCAAACGACTTGCCGTTTTTATACAAATCACCCTATCCCGAGCAAACATTCGAGCCAGAAGCAGAACCAGTAGATACGCGCTATTCCCCTGTCGATAAAACAGTGTCCGACGATGCCGCGCCTCGGACGAAGGATGTCGTCGAGAGCAAGGCGGACGTAGAAGAATCCGGTTCCAGTAGTATCGAGGAACCGGTACCCGTCGGTAAAGAAGAAACGCTGGTGAAAATCGAAAAGTCTGATACTGAGACTGCGATAACCGTCCAAGAAGAGCCGAAAGACGAGGAGGAGGAGTATCGTAGTCCCGTGCCCGCTAGTAGATCGGGTTCGGACGTAGACAATAAAGACGAGAGTTCTTCTTTGGCCCTGCCGCGGCCGGTGCTCAGAAGGCGACAGAAGCCCGGCAGATCTTCGAAACGAGTAGTCACCTCGGAGAGCGAGGCGGATCTTGGCTCCAGCTCCGGGGAAAGTAGCAACTATCAATCGTGTGACTACGAGATCGGTAGCGGCAGTCGGCCCAGTTCCTCCGACGTGGAGGCTTTCCAATCCTGCGGTGTTCCTTCGGCGACCGCCTCCGAGTACGAAACGGCGGCGATGTCGATAGAACATTCCTCGGCTTCGAGGCCGACATCTCAGGAGTATCACACAGCCGCCACGACCATGAGCTCGCGTGAGTCCATGAAGTCCTTGGCCTCCTTTAGTTCCGGTCATTTGGGCAGCATCGACAGCACTAGCGAGCTGTCGGAGACTCTGGTGCCCTCCGAGGCGGACGTGGAGAAGGAGGAAGTGGAGGAGAATCTTAAGGGCGAGGTGGACGAAGAGCACACGGATAGGTCCGACTCCTCGGGTAGCGACATACCGATGGACGAACCTATGGATAAGCTCGAGGGCAATGTACCTTGTCGCATGAAACGATCCTCCGAGATGATCTTCCCGCAGATGATGGAGGACGCCGAGATGGAGGCAGAGGAGGAGGACGCTAAGGGGGTAGATTTTGCTACATCCACTGCTACCTCGACACCTGGTGCCCTTCAGTCCGTGGACATAATGACGTCTAGAGTGTCCGAGGATGGAGTACAAAGCGTGTGTACTCAAGTGATCTCGGTCCAGGCCCCTACGGAAGAGACAGCTTCATCTCTGACGAAGGTTGCCACTGAAATTTCCGAGATGGAGATAACCGAGAAAGACAGTGAAGCACAAGCTGAATCCGagttttttaatcaaaaatcCATCGCTGAAGGTGTAACAAGCGAGAGTCCTGAAATGTCCGTGCAGACAGCCACCCCGTCGTCCATGATACAGCAGGCAAGCATGTCCACTTCTTCGACCTCGGGTGCGTCCATCGAGACTGTAATAGGGAAAGAGAAATCGGACCGCCATTCACCGGACAGCGATTCCTTCGAGATGATCGACAAACCCGACATCATCGACGACTTCGTGGTGGTTGAGGAGGTCGGTCGAGAGGCCGAGGAGTACGACTCCGAGGGTAAGAGCATATGCATCAGCGCTATGCCGCAAACAAGTAGTAAACATTACGACCGGGACCTCGAGAACCTTATATccaaggaaaaagaagatcCCCAAGCATCGGTGGTTAAAGTATCGAAGAACAATGAGCTCTTCGACTTCGAATCCGAGGAGAGCCCGCCTCAAGTCTCCAATGATGATCAGTATTCCCAGTCTTACTCGGATGAAGAGCAATACGAGGGTGGTAAAAAGTGGATAGAGATGCAGTTCCACGCGGACACCCGGGTGTACGACATCGAATACGACAGAGGTCCCCTGGAGGACATCAAGGAAGAAGAGATCACCGACTTCGAGGCTGGTAGCAGTAGGTTCGGCAGTTTGGGTAGCCACAAGGAATCCATAGGAAGTGTGGGCAGCATGCGGGGCAGCTTGGGAAGCACTCCGGACTACGACGTCCTGGCCGGCAAAAAGTACTTCACTAGGCCGACCGACCACGACAACGTGTCCTTAAGTTCGTTGCAGGAGTTCGAGCACCTGGAGAGCACGGTGGCAGCTGAGAATGCGAAAAAGTTCCAGTGCGGTTCCCATGATTCCGTGAACAACGGCAGTCTTCCTAGGAGATACACAGCTAGCAAATCCGGCCACGGTGACGATATTTCCTTGTCTTCGCTGAAGGATTTCGAAGGGCTGGAGAAAGCTTGTAGAGAAGCTCATCTGATCGAAATGCGTGCCAGGGAAGAGGAGGACCTATTGGAGCACGAGAGTCCCGAGAACAAATACAAGCTGGAGAGTCTGGTGCGGACGAGGGTGGACACCAGCGCGGCGGGTTCGTTCAACGCGAGCGCTTCGGGGTCGGACGATTACGAGAAGAGGATTAAAGAGATCGACGAGATTATACGCATAGCTCAATCGAACGTGGAGAAATTCGATCGCCAGGACGACACCACGGATGACATTTCGCAGATTGAAATTATGGACGTGGAGAAGACGGAGACTCAAGCAGCCGCGCAGGTTGCTCCGAAACAGGAGACACCTGAAGCTGTGCCGCTTCAGAAGGACACCAACATTATGGAGACGAGTACTGATTCTCTGGAATTGGAGGATAACACGGATAAGAAACATCATCCGCTTTGTCGAAGCTCGGATTCTTTAGAGATGAAAACTACTCTGGATTATCCTTCATTAAGTTCTGATTCCTTGAATAATGTACGCGATGCGAAGGAGACCCAATCGGACATGGTTGGTCAGCCTAGCATCGTTAGACGTATTTCCTCGGACTCGTTGGACATGCCTTTGCTCGATCAACCAGAGGCTGAAGCTCGTGGAAGAAGTAACGAAGACGATCGTCCGGACGATGTCGTGTCGGACAATTCTTTGGAGCAAAGGTCCGAGAGAACGGAAACCGACGCCACAAGCGACAAGAAGAGGACAGCGTCCAGCACCGATACGTAG